In Paenibacillus dendritiformis, the DNA window GGGGGAGGACGCCCCCGGCAGTCTGAAAATTTGGTACCCGGATGTGGAGCCGTTCCATACCAAATATGGGCAAATGTTCGCCGCCAAGTTCCCCGGCATCCAGGTGGACGTGCTGCAGGCGCGAGAATGGATAGAAGAGGCGCGGCAAGGGGATTACGAGGAGGAACTCAAAAAGCTCATCGATTTGCATAAGCCGGATGTGCTGCTGCTGGACCAGGATGAATATGAAGTGCTGGCCCGGGCGGGCAAGCTGTATAATCTGGATCCGGCAATCATGCAGGACCAATTCGATCTGAGCGGATATATGCCGGGCATGATCGACATGCTGCGGGAGAAGGGGGACGGTTCACTCTATGGGCTGGCTCCATTCATCCGGCCGCGGGTCATGTATTACAATGCAGATTTGTTCAATGAGAACAGTATCGATCCTCCCTCCAACAAGATGCAATGGCCTGACATGTTCGCGCTGGCGGCACGGTTCCCGAATACCGGGACAGAGGACGCCCCCGTCTATGGCCTGATTGGCAATGAAGCTCACGATGTGCTGTCCCAGGTTGCGTTGACCTTGGATCTGCAATTATTCGATGCGAAAGGCGGGAACGTCGTGCTGCAATCGGAAGGATGGAAGCAGGCCTTCCAGATCGCGGCCGAGGCGATCCGAAGCAAGGCGATCTCGGTCCGTTCCCCGAAGGAATCGGGCGAGGGCCCGGAGGGTTACGGTTATTTTCTCGCCATCAACAAGTTCCTGAACGGGGAAGCGGCGATGTTGATCAGTGATCATCACTTTGCTTCCCAGCTCCGCAGCAAAGCGAAGACCTTCGACTGGGGCATGGTCACGGTTCCGATCAACCCGGCGCGGCCCGATGAATCGACTTCGGTCTACGTGCCCCAGATTCTGGCTATCGCCGCGGATTCTCCCCGCAAGCAGGCGGCTTGGAACCTTATCCGCTTCATCAACGGACCGGAGGTGGCCAAGGCCAGATCGCGCACGGCCGGGAGCGACCTGCCGGCGATAGCCGATTATGTCTCCGGCGGAGATCGCGCCGATACGGAGGTGTTCTATATGCTGAAGCCGGCGCCTCATCATAACGAACGCGTAATGAAGCGGGTTCCGGACAGCTTCTATCAGGCGTATTCTTCGCTGGCGAATGAAGCGCTGCAATCCGTGATCGATAACGGGAAGCCGGTGGATGAGGCGCTGGCCGAACTGGAGCAGAAGGCGCAGGCCATGCTGGAGTCGGCCCGGAGCAAGGCGCAGGAGGAACATCAAGGCAGATGATGACCTCGCCGACCTCGCCGGCCGGAAGAAAACCTGGTGTGTCGGAAGCTGCCCTGTGGAAGAGAGATAGAAGGATAAGGGATACGATGAAAAATAATTTCAAAGAAGCGGCAATCGCGGCCTTCTGCATGCTGCTGCTGTTCGGTGCGATGAACGCGGTTGCCGAAGCGGTTTCGCAATCCACGAACAAAGCCGCGGCGAAGCCGGCCGCTGCTTCCAACGAGAGCAGGCAAAAGCGGATTGAGGCAGCCAATCCTGCCTAACGGTCTGAAGTACAAGCGGGAAATGAAGGCGGAAGCGGGCGAAGCGGGCTGGAGTTCAAAAAAAGACCAGGGCAGCGCCCGCCCGGCCAAAGCGGCGGTTCCGCCGACGCGGCATAGCCCGCCTGTCATCTCGTTCGATGCGTGCCAGCCGAGTCGGGTACATGGCTATTCTCCGGCGATGGCCGCTTCGATGGCACCAGTGGCGTAAGTGGGAAAGAGACTATGAAATCCTGCGTGGATGCAGCAATTTTCGCTTTTTAGGGCGCATTTTGATGAAATTCCTGCAAAAGTACATTATTTTCAACAATTTTTGTCGTTGATCGAATGAATAGTCCGAAAATGATGCAGTTTTGCAGGAACTCGTGTAACGGAACACGCGTCATCAAGGAAAACTGTATTTTTACAGTTTTTCGGCTAGCTGAGGTGCGAGAAGCAGGAGGGGCGGTCTCGCTTCGGCTAAAAAACGATCCCTAGCGGACAGCCCCTCTCTTCTCAATCAATTGCCCGATTGAAGCATCTCGAACACCTGCTGCACGTCTTTGTCTCCGCGTCCCGACAGATTGACGATGATGATCTGATCGCGGCGAAGCTGCGGCGCCAGCTTCAAGGCATGGGCAACGGCATGCGCGCTCTCCAGCGCCGGGATAATGCCCTCCGTCTTCGACAGCACCTGGAACGCTTCCAGCACCTCCTCGTTCGTGACGGTGACATATTCGGCCCGCCCGCTCACCTTCAAGTGGCTGTGCTCCGGTCCGATGCCTGGGTAATCGAGGCCGGCAGCGATGGAGTACGTTGGCGCCGGGTTGCCTTCCTCGTCGAGCAGCACGAGACAGCGGAAGCCGTGAAGGACGCCCGGGACGCCGCGGTTCAAGGTGGCGGCTTGATTGGGCTCCACGCCGATCAGGCGGACGGACGGTTCGTCCACATAATGGGCGAATGCCCCGATTGCGTTGCTGCCGCCCCCGACACAGGCCAGTACCGCGTCCGGCAAGCGGCCTTCCTTGTCCATAATCTGGCGCTTCGACTCTTCGCTGATGATCGCCTGGAAATGCTTGACCATCGACGGGAACGGATGCGGGCCTACCGCCGAGCCGAGCAGGTAGAACGTGGACTCATAATTTTCCACGAGATCGTTCAGCGCCTCGTCGACGGCATCTTTCAAGCGGCCCTGCCCCTTCGCGACCGAGACGACCTTCGCGCCGAGCAGCTCCATGCGGAACACGTTCAGCGCCTGGCGGCGAATATCCTCGGCGCCCATATAGATAATGCACTCCATGTCGAACATGGCGCAGACGGTGGCCGTGGCGACGCCATGCTGGCCCGCGCCGGTCTCGGCGATGACGCGATGCGCGCCCATGCGCTTCGCGAGCAGAATCTGCCCCATCACATTATTGATTTTATGCGATCCGGTATGATTGAGATCTTCCCTTTTCAGATAAATCTTGGCACCGCCGAGCTTCTCGCTCAGATGCTTCGCATACGTCAACGGACTCTCCCGCCCGACGTATTCGCGCAGATACGTTTTGAATTCATCGATGAATTCCGGGTCGTCCTTATAGCGGTCGAAGGCTTCCGCCAACCGATCCAATACGCCTTGAAGCTGCGGCGGAACGTAGCTGCCGCCGAATTCGCCGAACATGCCTCGCTGTGATGTCTGTGTGCTCAATGATAACGCCTCCCTGTGCGCCCAGCGCTTCTATTTAATTTGATATTTTAACGCATTACCGGACCGACGTCCACGAAAACTTGTTCCGATTCTACCGCGGGGAAGGGTAAAAAATTCGACAAATGTGTCATAATCTTAGATGCGGCTCGATTCGTGTTGGAACGTGTCGAGACGAATGGTATAATGAGACCGATGGAAGCGTTACCGCTTGCAAGGCGGCCGCTGCGGGCTGCGCGGCACCGATAGACAGACAGGGCGCAGCCGTACCAGGCATGGAGAAGGTGAGGGAGAAAGTGATGACACGTATAGGAGCGATTGAAGGCGGAGGCACCAAATTTGTCGTCGCCGTCGGCACGCCGGACGGACAGGTAGGAGAGACGGAGACATTCCCTACGACAACGCCGGAAGAGACGATGGACCGTACGGTGCAGTTTTTTAAGGATAAGGGAGTTGACGCCATCGGCTTCGGCTCGTTCGGACCGGTGGATCTGAACCCGGCGAGCGCCACCTATGGCCATATTGCGAAGACACCGAAGCCGCATTGGAGCGGGTATGATGTCGTGGGCCATTTGAAGCGCCATATTAACGTGCCGATCGGATTCGATACGGACGTGAACGGAGCCGCGCTGGGCGAAGCGACCTACGGGGCGGCCAAAGGGCTGAGCAGCTGCCTCTATATTACCGTCGGCACCGGCATCGGGGCAGGGGCGGTCGTGGAAGGCAAGCTCGTTCACGGGCTGACTCATCCGGAGATGGGTCATATTTTCGTGAAGCGCCATCCGGAGGATACGTATGCGGGCAAGTGCCCGTACCATCAGGATTGTCTGGAGGGCTTGGCGGCCGGACCGGCGATTGAAGCGCGCTGGGGCGTCAAGGCGTATGAACTGGGCGAAGATCACAAGGCTTGGGGGTTCCAGACGTATTATCTGGCTCAGGCGTTGATGAATTATATTTTGACCATGTCCCCGGAGAAAATCATTCTGGGCGGCGGGGTATCGAAGCAGCTTCATCTGTTCCCGCGCATTCGTGAGGAAGTGAAGCGGCTGCTGAACGGCTATGTGCAGCATCCGGCCGTATTGGACACGGACAGCGGCTATATCGTGCCGCCAGGTCTGGAGGACCGCGCGGGAATTACCGGAGCGCTGGCGTTAGGGATGCAGGCGCTGAAGCAGCAATAACCGAATCTTCCACCGTCAACCTCGTCTCGGCCAGCGCCGTGGCGAGCACGACCTTGCGAGTGAAGAGAGGTTGGCCATAGATAGGTGTGCACAAGGAGACGGGAAAGACGGGACAGCAGTGAAATATGACGTGAAGCAGAGATTAGGAAGGGACAGCAGAGAATGTAGAGGCGGGAAGATAGCGGCCGAAGCTGGATGTTGCAGTGAAATCCCGCGTTAATCAGGCTGTTGGAAAACCCCTGTTTTTTTCGGAGGGGTGATTACCTAATCGAAACTTGGCATTCAGAGCGTCATCGCCTTCTGGAGACATCATAATCTCCTGGGTTTTAACGTGTGAGGGAATTGCTGCTATTTTACAGGAATTTCGGCTCAATGAGTCCAAATTTCGAGGAATTGCTGCACAGCTACATCATTTTAGGCCCTTTTGAGCTAAGTTGAAGAGAAACGGGTGAAATTGCTGCAGTTTTACAGGATTCCCATTCTGGTGAAGTCGTCCCTACAGAATTACTGTATTTGTACAGGATTTTGCCTACTGAATCAACGTGCCTTGAGAAACCGTGCAGTTTTGAGGACTTCGCCTATCGGATAGACATTTCATTGTGCAGTTTTCAGGCACTCGATCAGATAAAATTTTTCTACTGAGAGAGAAGTCCTGATGAAGTGCCCAAAAATCCTCTGGACTTTCTCAACAGCCTGGTTAATACAGGAATTTACGCCCTTTGAGCCGATATTTTATTCAATTCCTGCAAAAGTACATTATTTCCGCCGATTTTTGCTTTCTATCGGTTTCATATGCTGAAATTGATGCGGTTTTGCAGGAATTCCTGTAACGAAGCAAACGTTATAAGGGAAAACTGCATTCTTGCAGTTTTTCGGCAAGTCGAGCGTTGAGAATCAGGGGGGGCTCATGGCAGCGAAAACCTGCTTATGGGACAGCCCCCTTGATGTGCTTGGGGCGGTTCGGCAACTTCCGGAAGCTTGGGACCATGGGCGGGACCTTGAGCGAGACAATGTACGAAGATGTGCAAGGCGTCTCTACACTGGGGCATTTGCGGGATTTGCGAGATCGGATGAGGTATCGTTTGGGTACGAGCACGGACAAGGGAAATCGGCTTGATTGCGTTCCGCCTGGTGCGGCTAGATAGAACAACCACCGTTGGAGTTATCTCTAGCGGTGGTTGTTTTTTTATAGGGTAATTATTTTTACGTCAAGGAGAAAATAATGATTGACTTAAAAAGTAATTAAGATTACCTTATAAAGTAACAAGGCGGCAGCTGTCCCTTCGCCGTCTTGCATGACGGGCTGAGGAGGAAGCTATGCCGAAGATTCATGAATTGAAGCCGGATGCAGACACGCTTCACGGCTTTTTTAGCAAAGATTTGGAGCCGGCGTTAACGATCGATTCCGGGGATACGGTTATTTTTCGCACGTTGGACGCCGGATGGGGCTTGGAAAAGCGCTCTGTGCCGGGGGAGCCGAGAAAGAAGTTCACGGAACGGAAGCCGAGCCGCCAATGTCCGCACTTTGGACACGCGCTGGTCGGTCCGGTATTTATCCGGGGAGCCCGGCCGGGGCAGACGCTGGAGATCAAACTGCATGAGATTGTACCCGGTTCATGGGGATGGACATCGGCGGGAGGATTTCCGAGCTACTGGAATGAGAAGCTGGGAATGACCGAAGAGCCCGAGGTTTACCTTGATTTTGCTTTGGACGCCGACCGGATGGTGGGGCGAAGCCAGTTCGGCAATTTCGACTACGCTGTCGGACTAAAGCCATTCATGGGCATTATGGGCATGCCGCCGCCGGAGCCGGGCCAGCATACGACCTTCGTGCCCCGGGCTTCCGGGGGGAATATCGACTGCAAGGAGCTGCAGGCCGGCAGCACGCTGTATTTGCCGATCCCGGTGGAAGGGGGGCTGTTCTCCATCGGAGACGGTCATGCGGTCCAGGGCGACGGAGAAGTGGGCGGCCCTGCGCTGGAGTGCCCGATGGAGAGAGTGAGCTGCACGTTGACGGTAAAGGATGACCTGCCGTTGGCGATGCCGAGGGCCAAGACCGATGCAGGGTGGCTGACGATGGGATTCCATGAGGATCTGGAGGAAGCGATGTGGATGGCCCTGCATGATATGATCGACTGGATGTCATCACTCTATCGGATTTCGCGTACAGAAGCGTATGCTTACGCCTCATTGACCGTCGATCTTCGCATTACGCAGATCGTGAATTCAGTCAAAGGCGTCCATGCGCTGCTGCCGTACAACGCACTGCGGTAAGCCTATATCACCGGGAGAGCCGGCACAGGGAGGATGTTACAATGAACGTGGAAGAACGTTATGTGAACAACCGGGGCGTGAACATTCATGTCATGGAAGCGAACCGCGGGACGAAGGACGGCTGGCCGCTTGTCATCATTCCCGGATTAGCGGAAGCGGCGGAGGATTATCGGGAGGTCGTGGAGAAGCTATATCCAAGACATTGCGTGGTCATTACGCTGCGGGGACGCGGCCGCAGCGATGCCCCGGCAAGCGGGTATACGCTGAAATATCATGTCAGCGATATCGAGGCGGCCATCGAAGAACTGGAGCTGCGGAAGTTCGTGCTCATGGGCTTCTCCAGAGGGGTGGCCTATACTCTTGGGTATGCGGTACAGCATCCGGATAGAATCCAGGGGCTCATTATCGGAGATTACCCGGCGGTCCATACGCGATTGAAGCCGGGCTGGGTCGAGTTTTTCTCCTCGCTTCCGCCTTGGCGGGGCAAGCCGCTGTCCGAGCGAATGAGCACCGAGGCGCTGCATGCCCTGCAGCAGGAGTCCGACCCGGTCATGCTGTGGGAGCGATTGCCGTCGCTGCATTGTCCCGCCCTGATCATCCGTGGCGGAACGGAAGGCGCCGCCTTGTCGGCGGAGGCGGCCGAACAATACCGGGAGAAGCTGCCGCAAGCCGAGATTGTCGTATTCGAGGAGAGCGATCATAATATTTTCGAGCCGGATCCGAATGTATTCATTCAAGCGGCCGAGCGCTTCATGAACGGGATACGGCCGCACATTAACGATAAGAAGGGTGTAGATGTTGGATAATCTGAAGCTGAACGTATCATTGCTGAGACAGCGGGTTCCGAATCTGACGAGCGCGGCCCGGACGGTTGGATTGCGGCCGGCTACGGTCTCCAATCTATGTACAGGGAAAATTCCGGTCGGCCGGGCGGAGGTCCGGACGATCGCGGCGCTCGCCGAGCTGGCGAAATGCAGTCTGGATGAATTGATTTTGCGCGGGGAGGCGGTGGACATGATCGAGACGCGCATTAAGCCGCTCGATTTGTTCGCCCCGCTGGCCAAGGGCGGAACGGTTGGTTTGGTGGCCCGTCCGGGGATGGGGCAGCTCGTTCTGCTGGGCGAGCTGTTCCACAACCTGGGGAAGGAAGGGTACGGTACGATCCTGCTCAAGCCGGAGGGAGAGTATCCGGAGCTGAGCGATTTGCTGGACGGCGTCGATCAGGTAAGCTATTCGATTGAGGAGACGTATCGGCTGATGGCCGATGCCGGCCCGGACCGGGAGATCGTGTTCGCCGCGGACCGGGAGCATGTGCTGACAGGCGGCATCTATGACTTGCAGGAACGGCTGCTGCAAGCGGGGATTACCGGGGCCACGACATTTCTGGTCGACCTGAAGGGGCTTGCCGTCGACGAGGATCTCCCGTACGGGCCGTTAGAGACGCTGTGGTATTTCGATGCCGACCTCGCGGCCAGACTGAAGTTCCCGGCGGTGAATCCGCTCTACTCGACCTCCTCCATTCTGGAGGGGGTGCATCTCGACCAGAACCATCTTGCCGTCCAGCAGCGGGCCCAGAAGCTGCTGCGGCGATACCGGGAGCTGCGTTCCCTCGTCCAGGTGAAGGGCCTGAACGGCATTCCGGGCTCGGAGCGGCATACTTATGATCGAGGCGAGCGGCTGGAAGCCTATCTCACTCAGCCGTTCCATGTCGCCGAGGCTTATACGGGCCGGCCTGGCGCGGAAGTCGGCCTGCACGACATGCTGCAGGACGTGCAGGCGATACTGAATGGCAGCGCGGACCATCTTCCTGCCGAGAGTCTGCTGTATATTGGGCGGCTTCCGTCCTAAAGGGAAAAGTTCATAACGACAAGACGAAAAGAGACCCGGCCTAACGGCCAGGTCTGCATGCAGCGGCGGGCATCTGCGGCCAGACGCCCGGGAAGAACGGACAAGCGGAAGCGCTTGTCCGTTCGGCATGATGGGCTGCCATCCTTACTTCCGCGGGGGAGCCGTAGATTCGCGTACGATAATAATTTTGGTCGGCAGCAGCAGTTCGGTGAACGGCTCATCCTTATGCTCCATGCGCCAGAAGAGCTGCTCGACGGCTTTGCGGCCGAACAGGTTGAGAACGACGGCCATCGTTGTCGTCATCGGCGTGGCCAAGCGGGACAACTGCCCGTAATCGAAGCTGCATACCGAGACGTCGTCCGGCACCTGAAACCCTAACTGGTGGAGCGTGGAATTGACGAGAAACCCGAGTCCGTCGTTCACGCAGAACCAGGCAGTCGGTTGAGCGCTCATCCCTTTCAGCGTCTCCATGACATAATCGGCCTGTTCAACGGCATCGGTCACGACCCATTGCGGATGGGCTTCTATTCCCATATCGCGGAGGCAAGCCGGAATCCTTCCAGCCGCTCATAATAGCTCGGCGAGAAATCGATATTGCCGATATAACCGATGCTCCGGTGCCCCAAGTCGCACAGGTGCCGAACGGTCTCATAGGCACTGAACCGATTGTTCGTCAAGATGCAGTCCGCATGAATGGCCGGATGATGGTGATCAATGAGCACGGTCGGTATTCCGGTACCGATCACCGCATTCGTAAAATCCGTGCTCAAGTGGGACAGAATCAGAATCCCGTTCACGTCTTGATTCTTCAGAAAAGACGGCAGGGCCAGCTCAAGCTCCGATTCAGTCTTGGTGTCTTCTGGATAGGAGCGCGATATGAGACTGAACGAGAACTGGAAGCTGCGCCATTTCAATATCGGCGAGGCGCGCGATTTGGAGGCGGCTTCCCCCGAGTATATCGATTATTTCTGGATGACGGCGAAGGTGCCGGGGGATGTGCATACGACGCTGATCGAGAAGGGCATTATCGAGGATCCGTTCTACGGGCATTTCAGAAATGCCGCTGGGTCGAGGAGAAGGTGTGGTGGTACCGGACGACGTTCCATTGGGACGGACGTTGGAGGACATGGAGCGGATGGAGCTTGTGTTTGAAGGGCTCGATACGTTCGCGACGGTGTATTTGAACGGGGTGAAATTGGGATCGACGGACAATATGTTCATCCGCCATTCGTTCGAGGTGACGCGGGAGCTGAACAAGGGCAAGAATGTCCTCGCGGTCAAGCTGGATCCGGTTCACCTCCATGTACAGAGCAAGATGCAATATTATTGGTCCGGCTTCAGCAAAAAAAGGATATGGACGCGCAAGGCCCAAAGCCACTACGGATGGGACTGGGGGCCGCGGCTCGGCGCGTTGTTCTGGCAGTTAAATGACTGCTGGCCCGGCACGGGCTGGTCGGTCATCGACTATTACGGGCTGCCGAAGGCGGCGTATCATTACGCGCGCAAGTTCTATGCACCGGTGCTGCTGACGGCGGATCACGATGCCGGCCGGGATCTTCATCTGTGGGCGCTCAACGACCGCTGGAGCCGTACGAAGACCAGGTCCGGCTGGCCGTGTACCGGATGGATGGAACGAAGCTGTATGAGCGCGACTATGAGGTATATCTGGAGCCGAATGGCAAAAGGGAGCTGGATGCGCTGTCCGAAGCGGAGCTGACGAACGGGGCGGATCCGGCAGAGGCGGTGTGCGTCATCTCGTCCGGAAGCGGCCTCACGGAAGATAACTATGTCTACTTGCGCGACTATAAGGAGATGCGCTTCGAACCGGCCAACCTGCAGATCGTCGTGGATGAGGAGGCCGGCATCATCCGCATCGAGACCGACCGGGCGGCCCGCATGGTCAAGATCGAGCTGGATGAAGCG includes these proteins:
- a CDS encoding ROK family protein, whose protein sequence is MTRIGAIEGGGTKFVVAVGTPDGQVGETETFPTTTPEETMDRTVQFFKDKGVDAIGFGSFGPVDLNPASATYGHIAKTPKPHWSGYDVVGHLKRHINVPIGFDTDVNGAALGEATYGAAKGLSSCLYITVGTGIGAGAVVEGKLVHGLTHPEMGHIFVKRHPEDTYAGKCPYHQDCLEGLAAGPAIEARWGVKAYELGEDHKAWGFQTYYLAQALMNYILTMSPEKIILGGGVSKQLHLFPRIREEVKRLLNGYVQHPAVLDTDSGYIVPPGLEDRAGITGALALGMQALKQQ
- a CDS encoding glycosyl hydrolase 2 galactose-binding domain-containing protein — encoded protein: MVPDDVPLGRTLEDMERMELVFEGLDTFATVYLNGVKLGSTDNMFIRHSFEVTRELNKGKNVLAVKLDPVHLHVQSKMQYYWSGFSKKRIWTRKAQSHYGWDWGPRLGALFWQLNDCWPGTGWSVIDYYGLPKAAYHYARKFYAPVLLTADHDAGRDLHLWALNDRWSRTKTRSGWPCTGWMERSCMSATMRYIWSRMAKGSWMRCPKRS
- a CDS encoding acetamidase/formamidase family protein, translating into MPKIHELKPDADTLHGFFSKDLEPALTIDSGDTVIFRTLDAGWGLEKRSVPGEPRKKFTERKPSRQCPHFGHALVGPVFIRGARPGQTLEIKLHEIVPGSWGWTSAGGFPSYWNEKLGMTEEPEVYLDFALDADRMVGRSQFGNFDYAVGLKPFMGIMGMPPPEPGQHTTFVPRASGGNIDCKELQAGSTLYLPIPVEGGLFSIGDGHAVQGDGEVGGPALECPMERVSCTLTVKDDLPLAMPRAKTDAGWLTMGFHEDLEEAMWMALHDMIDWMSSLYRISRTEAYAYASLTVDLRITQIVNSVKGVHALLPYNALR
- a CDS encoding ABC transporter substrate-binding protein; protein product: MRLSRKWKMTGLLLSIAVLLNGCMAGKSVQDELGEDAPGSLKIWYPDVEPFHTKYGQMFAAKFPGIQVDVLQAREWIEEARQGDYEEELKKLIDLHKPDVLLLDQDEYEVLARAGKLYNLDPAIMQDQFDLSGYMPGMIDMLREKGDGSLYGLAPFIRPRVMYYNADLFNENSIDPPSNKMQWPDMFALAARFPNTGTEDAPVYGLIGNEAHDVLSQVALTLDLQLFDAKGGNVVLQSEGWKQAFQIAAEAIRSKAISVRSPKESGEGPEGYGYFLAINKFLNGEAAMLISDHHFASQLRSKAKTFDWGMVTVPINPARPDESTSVYVPQILAIAADSPRKQAAWNLIRFINGPEVAKARSRTAGSDLPAIADYVSGGDRADTEVFYMLKPAPHHNERVMKRVPDSFYQAYSSLANEALQSVIDNGKPVDEALAELEQKAQAMLESARSKAQEEHQGR
- a CDS encoding glycosyl hydrolase 2 galactose-binding domain-containing protein — encoded protein: MRLNENWKLRHFNIGEARDLEAASPEYIDYFWMTAKVPGDVHTTLIEKGIIEDPFYGHFRNAAGSRRRCGGTGRRSIGTDVGGHGADGACV
- a CDS encoding alpha/beta fold hydrolase, with translation MNVEERYVNNRGVNIHVMEANRGTKDGWPLVIIPGLAEAAEDYREVVEKLYPRHCVVITLRGRGRSDAPASGYTLKYHVSDIEAAIEELELRKFVLMGFSRGVAYTLGYAVQHPDRIQGLIIGDYPAVHTRLKPGWVEFFSSLPPWRGKPLSERMSTEALHALQQESDPVMLWERLPSLHCPALIIRGGTEGAALSAEAAEQYREKLPQAEIVVFEESDHNIFEPDPNVFIQAAERFMNGIRPHINDKKGVDVG
- the trpB gene encoding tryptophan synthase subunit beta gives rise to the protein MFGEFGGSYVPPQLQGVLDRLAEAFDRYKDDPEFIDEFKTYLREYVGRESPLTYAKHLSEKLGGAKIYLKREDLNHTGSHKINNVMGQILLAKRMGAHRVIAETGAGQHGVATATVCAMFDMECIIYMGAEDIRRQALNVFRMELLGAKVVSVAKGQGRLKDAVDEALNDLVENYESTFYLLGSAVGPHPFPSMVKHFQAIISEESKRQIMDKEGRLPDAVLACVGGGSNAIGAFAHYVDEPSVRLIGVEPNQAATLNRGVPGVLHGFRCLVLLDEEGNPAPTYSIAAGLDYPGIGPEHSHLKVSGRAEYVTVTNEEVLEAFQVLSKTEGIIPALESAHAVAHALKLAPQLRRDQIIIVNLSGRGDKDVQQVFEMLQSGN